One stretch of Scophthalmus maximus strain ysfricsl-2021 chromosome 12, ASM2237912v1, whole genome shotgun sequence DNA includes these proteins:
- the stim2b gene encoding stromal interaction molecule 2 isoform X2 encodes MSYIHAAVNVLLRGLVIYAVLGSGFLHPDDLPHRSADAAHEAATDPCLTVMPPCMGEADRFSLEALRHIHKQLDDDNDGGIEVNESLEFIIEDMKQQQTNKHSNLHREDQHITVEELWKGWKTSEVHNWTVEDTVHWLKESVELPQYEKNFRDSRVTGNTLPRIAANEPSFMSMQLKILDQRHKQKLNLKALDAVLFGPPLRPQHNWMKDFALMVSIVIGVGGCWFAYVQNKSSKVHISQMMKDLDSLQNAEQSLLDLQSRLEKAQEENRTVAVEKQNLEQKMRDEINGAKTEAHRLRELREGAECELSRLKYAEEELVQVRKALKRAEKEMQSERSVPEALQKWLQLTHEVEVQYYNIKKQSAEFQLSVAKDEAEKIKKKRSSVFGTLHVAHSSSLDEVDHKILEAKKALSEVTACLRERLHRWQQIEKLCGFPLVSNSGLPSLTASLYSDHSWVVMPRVSVPPYPIAGGVDDLDEDTPPIMSQFTTSLIRPPLTRNSSLCRSRRSLMSSPQSSLMSPDPDLLSMASSSLSYRPEADDEHIMFSSDRRGEPPQEGGSDTDSLNSSIGRKQSHNPCTAGSEAPYRKISREELLLFSQTSELQACTPTSSSSLRDSTPATTPSGPPSTSPSPALEHHSFAHVPDLTSAIPESQSLTFSKGNVSTLTGKGIYNGILEKSYSYGQLPASMLPNVGRYPSLTSLDSEGRSVGREHKLQSTSSQDSSDNGEKIKRSSSKIKSLFKKKK; translated from the exons ATGAGTTACATCCACGCGGCGGTGAATGTGCTGCTTCGTGGACTCGTCATCTATGCGGTACTGGGCTCCGGCTTCCTTCACCCCGACGATCTGCCTCACCGGTCGGCCGATGCTGCACACGAAGCCGCCACAG ACCCCTGTCTCACAGTGATGCCGCCATGCATGGGCGAGGCCGACCGCTTCAGTCTGGAGGCGCTGCGGCACATCCACAAACAGCTggacgacgacaacgacggcGGGATTGAGGTCAACGAGAGTCTGGAG ttcaTAATAGAAGacatgaagcagcagcaaaccaacaaacacagcAACCTGCACCGTGAAGACCAACACATCACAGTGGAGGAGCTGTGGAAGGGCTGGAAGACCTCTGAAG TCCACAACTGGACCGTGGAGGACACGGTGCACTGGCTGAAGGAGTCGGTGGAGCTGCCGCAGTACGAGAAGAACTTCCGGGACTCCCGGGTCACGGGGAACACCTTACCTCG aATAGCAGCAAACGAACCTTCGTTCATGTCGATGCAGCTGAAGATATTAGACCAGCGGcataaacaaaaactgaaccTGAAGGCTCTCGACGCGGTGCTTTTTGGTCCTCCTCTCC GTCCACAACATAACTGGATGAAAGACTTCGCCCTGATGGTTTCCATAGTGATCGGTGTCGGGGGCTGCTGGTTTGCCTACGTGCAAAACAAGTCCAGCAAGGTGCACATCTCTCAGATGATGAAGGACCTGGACAGCCTGCAGAATGCTGAGCAAAGCCTGCTAGACCTGCAGAGCCg ACTGGAAAAAGCTCAGGAGGAGAACCGAACGGTGGCGGTGGAGAAGCAGAACCTCGAGCAGAAAATGAGGGACGAGATCAACGGGGCCAAGACGGAGGCTCACAGGCTCCGAGAGCTGCGAGAGGGAGCCGAGTGCGAGCTGAGCCGCCTGAAATACGCTGAGGAGGAGCTCGTTCAG GTGCGAAAGGCCCTGAAGCGGGCGGAGAAGGAGATGCAGTCGGAGCGCTCGGTGCCTGAGGCTCTTCAGAAGTGGCTCCAGCTCACACACGAGGTGGAGGTTCAGTACTACAACATCAAGAAGCAGAGCGCCGAGTTCCAGCTGAGCGTCGCCAAAGACGAG gcagagaaaataaagaagaagagaagttcTGTCTTTGGAACTCTTCATGTAGCCCACAGCTCGTCACTCGATGAGGTCGACCACAAGATACTCGAGGCAAA GAAAGCCCTGTCCGAGGTAACGGCGTGCCTGCGGGAGCGGCTCCACCGCTGGCAGCAGATCGAGAAACTCTGTGGCTTCCCCCTGGTCAGTAACTCGGGGCTGCCGAGCCTCACGGCCAGCCTCTACTCGGACCACAGCTGGGTGGTCATGCCGCGAGTTTCGGTGCCGCCGTACCCCATCGCGGGAGGAGTGGACGACCTGGACGAGGACACACCTCCCATCATGTCGCAGTTCACGA CGTCGTTGATCCGACCCCCGCTGACACGCAACAGCAGCCTGTGCCGTTCCCGCCGGAGCCTGATGAGTTCCCCGCAGTCCTCGCTGATGTCTCCGGACCCCGACCTGCTGTCCATGGCCAGCTCGTCCCTCTCCTATCGCCCCGAGGCCGACGACGAACATATCATGTTCAGCTCGGATAGGAGGGG ggAACCGCCTCAGGAGGGCGGCTCCGACACGGACTCTCTCAACTCGTCCATCGGCAGGAAGCAGTCGCACAACCCCTGCACAGCGGGATCGGAGGCCCCGTACCGCAAGATCTCCcgcgaggagctgctgctgttcagCCAAACTTCGGAGCTTCAGGCGTGCAcacccaccagcagcagcagtctcagGGACTCCACTCCGGCCACCACGCCCTCAGGCCCGCCCTCCACCTCACCCTCCCCGGCCTTGGAGCACCACTCATTTGCACACGTGCCCGACCTCACCAGCGCCATCCCCGAGTCCCAAAGCCTTACCTTCTCCAAGGGGAACGTCAGCACTCTCACGGGAAAGGGCATCTACAACGGCATCCTGGAGAAGTCCTACAGCTACGGGCAGCTGCCCGCGAGCATGCTGCCCAACGTGGGGCGGTACCCATCTCTGACCTCCCTGGACTCGGAGGGGCGGAGTGTGGGAAGGGAACACAAGCTCCAGAGCACCTCCTCCCAGGACTCTAGCGACAATGGAGAGAAAATCAAGCGCTCCTCATCTAAAATCAAAAGCctatttaagaagaaaaaataa
- the stim2b gene encoding stromal interaction molecule 2 isoform X1, with amino-acid sequence MSYIHAAVNVLLRGLVIYAVLGSGFLHPDDLPHRSADAAHEAATDPCLTVMPPCMGEADRFSLEALRHIHKQLDDDNDGGIEVNESLEFIIEDMKQQQTNKHSNLHREDQHITVEELWKGWKTSEVHNWTVEDTVHWLKESVELPQYEKNFRDSRVTGNTLPRIAANEPSFMSMQLKILDQRHKQKLNLKALDAVLFGPPLRPQHNWMKDFALMVSIVIGVGGCWFAYVQNKSSKVHISQMMKDLDSLQNAEQSLLDLQSRLEKAQEENRTVAVEKQNLEQKMRDEINGAKTEAHRLRELREGAECELSRLKYAEEELVQVRKALKRAEKEMQSERSVPEALQKWLQLTHEVEVQYYNIKKQSAEFQLSVAKDEAEKIKKKRSSVFGTLHVAHSSSLDEVDHKILEAKKALSEVTACLRERLHRWQQIEKLCGFPLVSNSGLPSLTASLYSDHSWVVMPRVSVPPYPIAGGVDDLDEDTPPIMSQFTTSLIRPPLTRNSSLCRSRRSLMSSPQSSLMSPDPDLLSMASSSLSYRPEADDEHIMFSSDRRGYVAVAGTPRNGFKVWTYREPPQEGGSDTDSLNSSIGRKQSHNPCTAGSEAPYRKISREELLLFSQTSELQACTPTSSSSLRDSTPATTPSGPPSTSPSPALEHHSFAHVPDLTSAIPESQSLTFSKGNVSTLTGKGIYNGILEKSYSYGQLPASMLPNVGRYPSLTSLDSEGRSVGREHKLQSTSSQDSSDNGEKIKRSSSKIKSLFKKKK; translated from the exons ATGAGTTACATCCACGCGGCGGTGAATGTGCTGCTTCGTGGACTCGTCATCTATGCGGTACTGGGCTCCGGCTTCCTTCACCCCGACGATCTGCCTCACCGGTCGGCCGATGCTGCACACGAAGCCGCCACAG ACCCCTGTCTCACAGTGATGCCGCCATGCATGGGCGAGGCCGACCGCTTCAGTCTGGAGGCGCTGCGGCACATCCACAAACAGCTggacgacgacaacgacggcGGGATTGAGGTCAACGAGAGTCTGGAG ttcaTAATAGAAGacatgaagcagcagcaaaccaacaaacacagcAACCTGCACCGTGAAGACCAACACATCACAGTGGAGGAGCTGTGGAAGGGCTGGAAGACCTCTGAAG TCCACAACTGGACCGTGGAGGACACGGTGCACTGGCTGAAGGAGTCGGTGGAGCTGCCGCAGTACGAGAAGAACTTCCGGGACTCCCGGGTCACGGGGAACACCTTACCTCG aATAGCAGCAAACGAACCTTCGTTCATGTCGATGCAGCTGAAGATATTAGACCAGCGGcataaacaaaaactgaaccTGAAGGCTCTCGACGCGGTGCTTTTTGGTCCTCCTCTCC GTCCACAACATAACTGGATGAAAGACTTCGCCCTGATGGTTTCCATAGTGATCGGTGTCGGGGGCTGCTGGTTTGCCTACGTGCAAAACAAGTCCAGCAAGGTGCACATCTCTCAGATGATGAAGGACCTGGACAGCCTGCAGAATGCTGAGCAAAGCCTGCTAGACCTGCAGAGCCg ACTGGAAAAAGCTCAGGAGGAGAACCGAACGGTGGCGGTGGAGAAGCAGAACCTCGAGCAGAAAATGAGGGACGAGATCAACGGGGCCAAGACGGAGGCTCACAGGCTCCGAGAGCTGCGAGAGGGAGCCGAGTGCGAGCTGAGCCGCCTGAAATACGCTGAGGAGGAGCTCGTTCAG GTGCGAAAGGCCCTGAAGCGGGCGGAGAAGGAGATGCAGTCGGAGCGCTCGGTGCCTGAGGCTCTTCAGAAGTGGCTCCAGCTCACACACGAGGTGGAGGTTCAGTACTACAACATCAAGAAGCAGAGCGCCGAGTTCCAGCTGAGCGTCGCCAAAGACGAG gcagagaaaataaagaagaagagaagttcTGTCTTTGGAACTCTTCATGTAGCCCACAGCTCGTCACTCGATGAGGTCGACCACAAGATACTCGAGGCAAA GAAAGCCCTGTCCGAGGTAACGGCGTGCCTGCGGGAGCGGCTCCACCGCTGGCAGCAGATCGAGAAACTCTGTGGCTTCCCCCTGGTCAGTAACTCGGGGCTGCCGAGCCTCACGGCCAGCCTCTACTCGGACCACAGCTGGGTGGTCATGCCGCGAGTTTCGGTGCCGCCGTACCCCATCGCGGGAGGAGTGGACGACCTGGACGAGGACACACCTCCCATCATGTCGCAGTTCACGA CGTCGTTGATCCGACCCCCGCTGACACGCAACAGCAGCCTGTGCCGTTCCCGCCGGAGCCTGATGAGTTCCCCGCAGTCCTCGCTGATGTCTCCGGACCCCGACCTGCTGTCCATGGCCAGCTCGTCCCTCTCCTATCGCCCCGAGGCCGACGACGAACATATCATGTTCAGCTCGGATAGGAGGGGGTATGTAGCGGTGGCCGGAACGCCGCGGAATGGTTTTAAAGTTTGGACTTACAG ggAACCGCCTCAGGAGGGCGGCTCCGACACGGACTCTCTCAACTCGTCCATCGGCAGGAAGCAGTCGCACAACCCCTGCACAGCGGGATCGGAGGCCCCGTACCGCAAGATCTCCcgcgaggagctgctgctgttcagCCAAACTTCGGAGCTTCAGGCGTGCAcacccaccagcagcagcagtctcagGGACTCCACTCCGGCCACCACGCCCTCAGGCCCGCCCTCCACCTCACCCTCCCCGGCCTTGGAGCACCACTCATTTGCACACGTGCCCGACCTCACCAGCGCCATCCCCGAGTCCCAAAGCCTTACCTTCTCCAAGGGGAACGTCAGCACTCTCACGGGAAAGGGCATCTACAACGGCATCCTGGAGAAGTCCTACAGCTACGGGCAGCTGCCCGCGAGCATGCTGCCCAACGTGGGGCGGTACCCATCTCTGACCTCCCTGGACTCGGAGGGGCGGAGTGTGGGAAGGGAACACAAGCTCCAGAGCACCTCCTCCCAGGACTCTAGCGACAATGGAGAGAAAATCAAGCGCTCCTCATCTAAAATCAAAAGCctatttaagaagaaaaaataa